From the Gasterosteus aculeatus chromosome 13, fGasAcu3.hap1.1, whole genome shotgun sequence genome, one window contains:
- the LOC120831331 gene encoding granzyme A: MFRLRDFVVFISGVVVIVQPSHASEIIDGTEVEPHSLPFMALMDPPLCGGILIHPSWVLTAAHCKNIKQVLLGVHSIKEKQKEKDDRQVRKVKKSFAHPCYDATEKVNDVMLLQLQKPVKQTKTVQVLLLGKVAKDPAAGTSCRVAGWGTIKNKGPMSDVLRAANVTVIDREKCNSPDYYGLKPVITLGMICAGSHGSKRFDTCQGDSGGPLLCDGALVGVTSFGKECGILKKPGVYSYLSEKMLEWIKKTTKK, translated from the exons atgtTCCGCCTGAGGGATTTCGTTGTTTTTATCTCCGGTGTGGTCGTCATCGTCCAGCCAA GTCATGCTTCTGAGATCATCGATGGGACAGAAGTGGAGCCCCACTCGCTGCCTTTCATGGCCCTGATGGATCCCCCGCTCTGTGGGGGGATACTGATCCACCCATCATGGGTCCTCACTGCAGCCCACTGCAAAAA CATCAAGCAGGTGCTTCTTGGGGTGCACTCCATaaaggaaaagcaaaaagaaaaggacgaCAGGCAGGTCCGCAAGGTTAAGAAAAGTTTTGCTCATCCTTGCTATGATGCAACAGAAAAGGTCAATGATGTCATGCTGCTCCAG CTCCAAAAACCGGTGAAGCAAACCAAGACGGTCCAAGTTCTCCTGTTGGGAAAAGTTGCCAAAGACCCGGCGGCCGGCACCAGCTGCCGGGTGGCCGGATGGGGGACAATCAAAAACAAAGGCCCGATGTCGGATGTCCTGAGGGCCGCCAACGTGACCGTGATCGACCGGGAGAAGTGCAACTCCCCAGACTATTACGGCCTAAAACCCGTCATCACCCTCGGCATGATATGTGCCGGCTCGCACGGTAGCAAGAGGTTCGACACCTGTCAG GGGGATTCAGGAGGCCCACTTTTGTGCGATGGAGCTCTAGTCGGTGTCACGTCTTTTGGAAAGGAGTGTGGCATCCTCAAAAAACCCGGAGTGTACTCTTACCTGTCAGAAAAAATGCTTGAGTGGATCAAAAAGACCACGAAAAAGTAA
- the LOC120831185 gene encoding cell division cycle protein 20 homolog B isoform X2 translates to MTKSWKVEMNLAEGPANDWGPIEAHRVSYKRFRRRIIRRSASGGPAASTPLAAGPPPATWRQRESSFQLHTVRQRLQLDSPPRIREPARDGPHRETANTPRSFPAGGRPAPENTPQQGWVWKAAFPEHEDAYQAGTDERRRALQPFALLDETKTRQQGKSVMKLAAPSLLNDYYTHLLDCSCEGVIALALGSSVYLWNSQTGALAGSLDPSPQPGLARHRAPSISCLSWSRDGGVLCIGTRQGEIQLWDVEHKRNMRCLPSHLSVVRGLSWNQHLLSSGSALGGIHHLDPRAPEPLVGAVVQAEEVCGLQWSPGGDRLASGSTDGLLCIWGGDMAGITWSRQPISTMRQPSAVKAMGWCPWQRGMIATGGGWNDGDLRVWDTDSGTCVTSANTNSQICSLRWAQKKKCLVTGHGLPDHQVSCWSCPVLPALGPVHQMSGHSQRVLHLAVNPEGSQIFSAGADQQFHIWDV, encoded by the exons GGACCAATCGAGGCCCATCGCGTCTCGTACAAGCGGTTCAGGAGGCGGATCATCCGGCGGAGCGCCAGCGGGGGTCCCGCTGCCAGCACCCCGCTGGCAGCGGGACCCCCGCCGGCCACTTGGCGGCAGCGTGAGTCCAGCTTTCAGCTCCACACGGTCCGCCAGAGGCTGCAGCTGGATTCTCCGCCGAGAATCCGCGAACCGGCCCGGGACGGCCCGCACCGAG AGACAGCAAACACACCACGCTCCTTTCCTGCCGGGGGACGGCCCGCACCAGAAAATACCCCACAACAG GGATGGGTGTGGAAAGCTGCGTTTCCAGAACATGAAGATGCATATCAGGCCG GGACTGATGAGAGAAGACGTGCTCTGCAGCCCTTTGCTCTCTTGGACGAAACAAAAACAAGGCAGCAGGGAAAGTCAGTGATGAAGCTGGCGGCACCGTCGCTGCTGAATGACTACT ATACTCACCTTCTCGACTGCAGTTGTGAAGGTGTGATCGCGTTAGCGCTGGGCTCTTCGGTTTACCTGTGGAATTCACAAACTGGGGCTCTGGCGGGATCTTTGGACCCGAGTCCACAACCGGGACTGGCGCGCCATCGGGCGCCGTCCATCTCCTGCCTGAGCTGGAGCAGGGACGGCGGCGTCCTCTGCATCGGGACCCGGCAAGGAGAGATACAG CTGTGGGATGTCGAACACAAGCGAAACATGAGGTGTCTGCCGTCACATCTTTCCGTGGTTAGAGGGCTTTCCTGGAACCAGCACTTACTCAGCAG CGGCTCTGCTCTCGGAGGCATCCATCACCTGGATCCCCGGGCTCCTGAGCCTTTGGTGGGCGCCGTGGTCCAGGCGGAGGAGGTCTGCGGCCTCCAGTGGTCCCCGGGAGGCGACCGGCTGGCCAGTGGCTCCACAGATGGCCTTCTCTGCAtttgggggggggacatggCGGGGATCACATGGTCACGTCAGCCAATCTCCACGATGAGACAGCCCAGCGCTGTTAAG GCAATGGGTTGGTGTCCGTGGCAAAGAGGAATGATCGCCACAGGAGGCGGATGGAACGATGGGGACCTGAGAGTCTGGGACACCGATTCGGGGACTTGCGTGACTTCTGCAAACACAAATTCTCAG ATCTGTTCTCTGCGCTGGGCCCAGAAGAAGAAGTGCCTGGTCACAGGTCACGGCCTTCCTGATCACCAGGTCAGCTGCTGGTCGTGCCCCGTGCTCCCGGCCCTCGGCCCGGTCCACCAGATGTCAG gtcATTCTCAACGAGTTCTGCACTTGGCAGTAAACCCTGAGGGCTCTCAGATTTTCTCTGCTGGAGCAGACCAGCAGTTTCACATCTGGGACGTGTAA
- the LOC120831185 gene encoding cell division cycle protein 20 homolog B isoform X1 — translation MTKSWKVEMNLAEGPANDWGPIEAHRVSYKRFRRRIIRRSASGGPAASTPLAAGPPPATWRQRESSFQLHTVRQRLQLDSPPRIREPARDGPHRETANTPRSFPAGGRPAPENTPQQGWVWKAAFPEHEDAYQAGTDERRRALQPFALLDETKTRQQGKSVMKLAAPSLLNDYYTHLLDCSCEGVIALALGSSVYLWNSQTGALAGSLDPSPQPGLARHRAPSISCLSWSRDGGVLCIGTRQGEIQLWDVEHKRNMRCLPSHLSVVRGLSWNQHLLSSGSALGGIHHLDPRAPEPLVGAVVQAEEVCGLQWSPGGDRLASGSTDGLLCIWGGDMAGITWSRQPISTMRQPSAVKAMGWCPWQRGMIATGGGWNDGDLRVWDTDSGTCVTSANTNSQICSLRWAQKKKCLVTGHGLPDHQVSCWSCPVLPALGPVHQMSGQRAQCVCSCVTFTTALWEHMYHTLSFPKAVSV, via the exons GGACCAATCGAGGCCCATCGCGTCTCGTACAAGCGGTTCAGGAGGCGGATCATCCGGCGGAGCGCCAGCGGGGGTCCCGCTGCCAGCACCCCGCTGGCAGCGGGACCCCCGCCGGCCACTTGGCGGCAGCGTGAGTCCAGCTTTCAGCTCCACACGGTCCGCCAGAGGCTGCAGCTGGATTCTCCGCCGAGAATCCGCGAACCGGCCCGGGACGGCCCGCACCGAG AGACAGCAAACACACCACGCTCCTTTCCTGCCGGGGGACGGCCCGCACCAGAAAATACCCCACAACAG GGATGGGTGTGGAAAGCTGCGTTTCCAGAACATGAAGATGCATATCAGGCCG GGACTGATGAGAGAAGACGTGCTCTGCAGCCCTTTGCTCTCTTGGACGAAACAAAAACAAGGCAGCAGGGAAAGTCAGTGATGAAGCTGGCGGCACCGTCGCTGCTGAATGACTACT ATACTCACCTTCTCGACTGCAGTTGTGAAGGTGTGATCGCGTTAGCGCTGGGCTCTTCGGTTTACCTGTGGAATTCACAAACTGGGGCTCTGGCGGGATCTTTGGACCCGAGTCCACAACCGGGACTGGCGCGCCATCGGGCGCCGTCCATCTCCTGCCTGAGCTGGAGCAGGGACGGCGGCGTCCTCTGCATCGGGACCCGGCAAGGAGAGATACAG CTGTGGGATGTCGAACACAAGCGAAACATGAGGTGTCTGCCGTCACATCTTTCCGTGGTTAGAGGGCTTTCCTGGAACCAGCACTTACTCAGCAG CGGCTCTGCTCTCGGAGGCATCCATCACCTGGATCCCCGGGCTCCTGAGCCTTTGGTGGGCGCCGTGGTCCAGGCGGAGGAGGTCTGCGGCCTCCAGTGGTCCCCGGGAGGCGACCGGCTGGCCAGTGGCTCCACAGATGGCCTTCTCTGCAtttgggggggggacatggCGGGGATCACATGGTCACGTCAGCCAATCTCCACGATGAGACAGCCCAGCGCTGTTAAG GCAATGGGTTGGTGTCCGTGGCAAAGAGGAATGATCGCCACAGGAGGCGGATGGAACGATGGGGACCTGAGAGTCTGGGACACCGATTCGGGGACTTGCGTGACTTCTGCAAACACAAATTCTCAG ATCTGTTCTCTGCGCTGGGCCCAGAAGAAGAAGTGCCTGGTCACAGGTCACGGCCTTCCTGATCACCAGGTCAGCTGCTGGTCGTGCCCCGTGCTCCCGGCCCTCGGCCCGGTCCACCAGATGTCAGGTCAGAGAGCGCAATGCGTCTGCAGCTGCGTCACATTCACGACAGCCTTGTGGGAACACATGTATCACACACTGAGTTTTCCAAAGGCAGTGTCAGTGTGA
- the LOC120831185 gene encoding cell division cycle protein 20 homolog B isoform X3, with amino-acid sequence MTKSWKVEMNLAEGPANDWGPIEAHRVSYKRFRRRIIRRSASGGPAASTPLAAGPPPATWRQRESSFQLHTVRQRLQLDSPPRIREPARDGPHRETANTPRSFPAGGRPAPENTPQQGWVWKAAFPEHEGTDERRRALQPFALLDETKTRQQGKSVMKLAAPSLLNDYYTHLLDCSCEGVIALALGSSVYLWNSQTGALAGSLDPSPQPGLARHRAPSISCLSWSRDGGVLCIGTRQGEIQLWDVEHKRNMRCLPSHLSVVRGLSWNQHLLSSGSALGGIHHLDPRAPEPLVGAVVQAEEVCGLQWSPGGDRLASGSTDGLLCIWGGDMAGITWSRQPISTMRQPSAVKAMGWCPWQRGMIATGGGWNDGDLRVWDTDSGTCVTSANTNSQICSLRWAQKKKCLVTGHGLPDHQVSCWSCPVLPALGPVHQMSGQRAQCVCSCVTFTTALWEHMYHTLSFPKAVSV; translated from the exons GGACCAATCGAGGCCCATCGCGTCTCGTACAAGCGGTTCAGGAGGCGGATCATCCGGCGGAGCGCCAGCGGGGGTCCCGCTGCCAGCACCCCGCTGGCAGCGGGACCCCCGCCGGCCACTTGGCGGCAGCGTGAGTCCAGCTTTCAGCTCCACACGGTCCGCCAGAGGCTGCAGCTGGATTCTCCGCCGAGAATCCGCGAACCGGCCCGGGACGGCCCGCACCGAG AGACAGCAAACACACCACGCTCCTTTCCTGCCGGGGGACGGCCCGCACCAGAAAATACCCCACAACAG GGATGGGTGTGGAAAGCTGCGTTTCCAGAACATGAAG GGACTGATGAGAGAAGACGTGCTCTGCAGCCCTTTGCTCTCTTGGACGAAACAAAAACAAGGCAGCAGGGAAAGTCAGTGATGAAGCTGGCGGCACCGTCGCTGCTGAATGACTACT ATACTCACCTTCTCGACTGCAGTTGTGAAGGTGTGATCGCGTTAGCGCTGGGCTCTTCGGTTTACCTGTGGAATTCACAAACTGGGGCTCTGGCGGGATCTTTGGACCCGAGTCCACAACCGGGACTGGCGCGCCATCGGGCGCCGTCCATCTCCTGCCTGAGCTGGAGCAGGGACGGCGGCGTCCTCTGCATCGGGACCCGGCAAGGAGAGATACAG CTGTGGGATGTCGAACACAAGCGAAACATGAGGTGTCTGCCGTCACATCTTTCCGTGGTTAGAGGGCTTTCCTGGAACCAGCACTTACTCAGCAG CGGCTCTGCTCTCGGAGGCATCCATCACCTGGATCCCCGGGCTCCTGAGCCTTTGGTGGGCGCCGTGGTCCAGGCGGAGGAGGTCTGCGGCCTCCAGTGGTCCCCGGGAGGCGACCGGCTGGCCAGTGGCTCCACAGATGGCCTTCTCTGCAtttgggggggggacatggCGGGGATCACATGGTCACGTCAGCCAATCTCCACGATGAGACAGCCCAGCGCTGTTAAG GCAATGGGTTGGTGTCCGTGGCAAAGAGGAATGATCGCCACAGGAGGCGGATGGAACGATGGGGACCTGAGAGTCTGGGACACCGATTCGGGGACTTGCGTGACTTCTGCAAACACAAATTCTCAG ATCTGTTCTCTGCGCTGGGCCCAGAAGAAGAAGTGCCTGGTCACAGGTCACGGCCTTCCTGATCACCAGGTCAGCTGCTGGTCGTGCCCCGTGCTCCCGGCCCTCGGCCCGGTCCACCAGATGTCAGGTCAGAGAGCGCAATGCGTCTGCAGCTGCGTCACATTCACGACAGCCTTGTGGGAACACATGTATCACACACTGAGTTTTCCAAAGGCAGTGTCAGTGTGA